From the Elusimicrobiota bacterium genome, the window CTGGTAAACCCGTATGCGGACAGCAGGGTATTGTACGGTGATGAGAATACTGAAATTAAAACTGTAATGGTTGGTATTGATGCAGAAGAACCGGAAGTGTTGCTGTTAGACGCTTTACGTACACGCGGGAAAAAGGTTGACCTCCTTATTGCTCATCATCCTGAAGGTAAGGCATATGCGACGTTTTACGAGGTTATGGGTATACAAGCACCGATTCTCGCGAAATACGGTGTACCAATTAGTGTTGCGGAAGGGTTAATGGAACCTAGGATAAAAGAAATCGGGAGAAGAGTCTCAGGGTTGAATCATACCCGCGCGGTTGATGCGGCGCAGTTATTGGACGTTCCTATGGTGTGTATTCATACTCCTGCGGATAATCATGTAGCGAGTTTTTTGCAGAAAATGTTTGAAAAAGAAAAAGTTGAACGTTTGGAAG encodes:
- a CDS encoding NGG1p interacting factor NIF3; this encodes LVNPYADSRVLYGDENTEIKTVMVGIDAEEPEVLLLDALRTRGKKVDLLIAHHPEGKAYATFYEVMGIQAPILAKYGVPISVAEGLMEPRIKEIGRRVSGLNHTRAVDAAQLLDVPMVCIHTPADNHVASFLQKMFEKEKVERLEDAVKLLKSVPEYKYAASYGQGPKILVGSPDRHVGKVFVDMTGGTEGSAKLLEKLTTAGVSTVIAMHMSDEHYKDAQSANLNVIIAGHISSDNLGLNLLFDKVEKKYGKLNIIPCSGFVRYCHSS